One genomic window of Salvia miltiorrhiza cultivar Shanhuang (shh) chromosome 4, IMPLAD_Smil_shh, whole genome shotgun sequence includes the following:
- the LOC131023302 gene encoding uncharacterized protein LOC131023302 has translation MSSSSSSHEDERRAEEFFNLVQEFNQIVQDMGDPDEQPRHRRRSVAKKAYIRRDREAGALRLHADYFDENPVYPDNIFRRRFQMRRALFLRIVNAVASDPYFQQRTDALGRPGFTPLQKCTVAIHSVEPLFNHQGEPTIILEAVASQDLWIWHAFFGTPGSNNDINVLNNSTLFNDRLQGIGVPVTYQVNNAYYTSGYYLTDGIYPNWPVFVKSPTHHTDPKGKRFKVMQEAARKDIERAFGVLQACWAIVKGPSRIWSKEAMSDIMFTCIILHNMIIEDEGEHATQWEEDADEASSSAASQPRAGAPPNFRAFVAR, from the exons ATGTCTTCCTCCTCATCAAGCCACGAGGACGAGCGGCGTGCTGAAGAATTTTTCAATCTTGTGCAAGAATTTAACCAAATTGTTCAAGATATGGGTGATCCAGATGAGCAACCTCGTCATCGGCGACGAAGCGTGGCAAAGAAGGCCTACATTCGTCGGGACCGTGAAGCCGGCGCTCTACGTTTGCACGCggattactttgatgaaaatccgGTCTACCCCGACAACATTTTCCGCCGCCGATTTCAGATGCGTCGTGCGTTGTTTTTGCGTATCGTTAATGCCGTCGCATCTGATCCATACTTCCAACAACGCACGGATGCACTTGGGAGGCCCGGCTTCACGCCATTGCAAAAATGCACTGTCGCTATTC ATTCAGTCGAGCCATTATTCAACCATCAGGGGGAACCGACCATCATCCTCGAAGCCGTCGCATCGCAAGATCTATGGATCTGGCATGCTTTTTTTGGGACtcctggttcgaacaacgacatcaacgtgctcaacaactcGACGTTGTTCAACGATCGGCTGCAAGGAATAGGCGTGCCGGTCACATATCAAGTCAACAACGCCTACTACACAAGTGGGTACTACTTGACTGACGGCATCTATCCCAATTGGCCTGTATTCGTGAAGAGTCCTACACATCATACGGATCCGAAGGGGAAGAGGTTCAAAGTGATGCAGGAAGCGGCTCGCAAGGATATTGAACGAGCCTTCGGCGTCCTTCAAGCTTGTTGGGCAATCGTCAAAGGCCCATCGCGTATTTGGAGCAAGGAGGCGATGAGCGACATCATGTTCACgtgcatcattttgcacaacatgatcatcgaAGATGAAGGCGAGCACGCAACACAgtgggaagaagacgccgacgaAGCTTCAAGTAGCGCCGCATCTCAACCTCGTGCCGGTGCTCCGCCGAATTTTCGTGCATTTGTTGCACGATAA
- the LOC131023303 gene encoding putative late blight resistance protein homolog R1A-10 — protein sequence MVAHAALVSLLQIVDSILHPAAGARRISHNRAQLKSLHEKVSFLLGFLENSSSHRGKGKDPELDGMETMITKAAYAAEDVIESDIHDQIVAEPESILALFCLFFILFRLLLAFSPLRDDVIRFFNIPVAYVTALLSLLPLTFQNLIFVLGRFFIPLLVHILSSSIAMPSEVIFIILLLAHEVMPIASKYFLYAHQPENQDLRRAMDDFSFIMNEAIKIKDAFGLDKPTQYHAYDGDGFSRGIGKNIVVGLDSDLNEILARLIGYPSELQIVTILGMGGIGKTTLARQVYDDPRVVDHFDICAWVTVSQEYSLRQVMLGLLDSAKIRAEEILRNHKDDELDYMLGEHLYKNLMSRRYLVVVDDMWDTIIWDFVSRFFPDNQNGCRVLLTTRLSEVASYAFSGSPPLKIQFLNDDDSWHLLREKVFGGEDCPWALEAIGRSIARDCRGLPLAIVVVGGLLYNEHRTEGDWTRVSKDLHSILSKDDEKCLETLGLSYNHLPQRLKPCFLYMGAFLEDEEIPVTKLFNLWAAEGFLEPSKSKSLEEVAEEYLKDLIQRSLIMVGKWSCNGKIKTCKIHDLLRDVSILNAHKENFLDFGGEDAEIGHGGHNWDETLYRESTPLANLFDFPSDWETGGGRAKRRLITHVRAFGQRSRYPMARSFICFGDGSYGLPQFYVGFRLLRVLDIVTHGLYELPDEIFNLVLLRYLGLTYDYPLPSSISRLWNLQTIVFYNGRYGRGLQVPVEIWSMPNLRHLYLKANLLPDPPAQRLLRSSNVLGNLQTLVGISDFRCTKGILKSIPNLKKLGILYDIASWSEYQLESLVNLHKLETLKISVEYRLKTSIVHPPKLAFPQKLERLTLSGCRIPWEGMTSAGALPNLQVLKLRNFACQGREWEPVEGEFCQLMFLLIEDTDLVQWRSNETHFPRLQRLILRRCSKLEAVPCGMGDIATLERMELIDCHSSAVASAREILEEQRQMGNEDLKIHIQENNF from the coding sequence ATGGTGGCTCATGCGGCATTGGTTTCTCTCCTGCAGATTGTGGATAGCATTCTCCATCCAGCTGCTGGAGCAAGGCGGATTTCCCACAACAGAGCCCAACTGAAATCCCTCCACGAAAAGGTGAGTTTCTTGTTGGGTTTCCTTGAAAATTCTTCATCTCATCGTGGGAAAGGCAAAGACCCGGAATTAGATGGTATGGAAACAATGATAACAAAGGCAGCTTATGCTGCAGAAGATGTAATTGAATCCGACATCCACGACCAGATTGTTGCAGAGCCAGAATCTATCCTTGCTCTCTTCTGCTTGTTTTTCATCTTGTTTCGATTGCTGCTTGCCTTTTCTCCTCTAAGAGATGATGTTATCCGATTCTTTAATATTCCCGTCGCGTATGTTACCGCACTCCTATCGTTGTTACCTCTGACCTTCCAGAATTTGATATTTGTGTTGGGCCGGTTTTTTATTCCTCTCCTAGTTCATATTTTGTCAAGCTCAATCGCGATGCCTTCTGAGGTCATATTTATCATTCTCCTGCTAGCGCATGAAGTGATGCCTATTGCGTCAAAATATTTTCTATATGCTCATCAGCCGGAAAATCAAGATTTGCGTCGGGCAATGGATGATTTCAGTTTTATCATGAATGAGGCGATTAAGATTAAGGATGCCTTTGGTTTGGATAAGCCGACTCAGTATCATGCTTATGATGGTGATGGTTTTTCTAGAGGTATAGGGAAGAATATTGTGGTGGGACTTGATAGTGATTTGAATGAGATCCTTGCTCGATTAATTGGATATCCATCCGAGCTTCAAATTGTGACAATTTTGGGAATGGGGGGCATTGGTAAAACTACTCTCGCCAGACAAGTTTATGATGATCCTCGTGTAGTTGATCACTTTGATATATGTGCTTGGGTGACTGTTTCTCAAGAGTATTCTCTACGTCAAGTCATGCTAGGCCTTCTAGATTCTGCAAAGATACGGGCAGAAGAGATATTGCGGAATCACAAAGATGATGAGTTGGATTATATGCTAGGTGAGCATCTCTACAAGAATCTGATGAGCAGGAGGTATCTTGTAGTAGTGGATGACATGTGGGATACAATTATTTGGGATTTTGTGAGTAGATTTTTTCCTGATAACCAAAATGGATGTCGAGTTCTTTTGACTACTCGGCTATCAGAAGTTGCCTCCTATGCATTCTCTGGTAGCCCTCCTCTTAAAATACAGTTCCTCAATGATGATGATAGTTGGCATTTACTACGTGAAAAGGTTTTTGGAGGAGAAGATTGTCCTTGGGCATTGGAAGCCATTGGAAGGTCGATTGCTCGGGATTGTAGAGGACTTCCTCTGGCAATTGTTGTAGTTGGTGGTCTCTTGTATAATGAACACCGAACAGAGGGAGACTGGACTCGTGTATCAAAAGATTTACATTCAATATTGAGTAAAGATGATGAGAAATGTTTGGAGACACTAGGTTTGAGTTATAACCACCTGCCTCAACGTCTGAAACCATGTTTCTTGTATATGGGGGCCTTCCTGGAAGACGAGGAGATCCCTGTCACTAAGCTATTCAACTTATGGGCTGCAGAGGGATTTTTGGAACCAAGTAAATCCAAAAGCTTGGAAGAGGTGGCAGAGGAGTATCTCAAAGATCTTATACAAAGAAGCCTGATTATGGTTGGTAAGTGGAGTTGTAATGGCAAGATTAAAACTTGCAAGATTCATGATCTGTTACGAGATGTGAGCATCCTAAATGCTCACAAGGaaaattttcttgattttgGTGGTGAGGATGCGGAGATAGGTCATGGTGGCCATAATTGGGATGAGACTCTTTATAGAGAAAGCACCCCTTTAGCCAATCTTTTTGATTTTCCCAGCGATTGGGAGACAGGTGGTGGTCGGGCTAAGCGTAGGCTAATCACCCATGTTCGTGCTTTTGGCCAGAGAAGTCGTTATCCCATGGCTCGTTCTTTTATATGTTTTGGTGATGGTTCTTATGGTCTACCACAATTTTATGTAGGTTTTAGACTTCTCCGAGTGCTAGATATAGTCACGCATGGTTTGTATGAGCTCCCGGATGAAATTTTCAACCTTGTCCTTCTGAGATACCTTGGGCTCACTTACGACTACCCCCTTCCTTCGTCCATATCCCGACTCTGGAATCTACAGACGATTGTCTTTTACAATGGAAGATACGGTAGGGGGCTCCAGGTTCCTGTTGAGATATGGAGTATGCCGAATTTGAGGCATCTCTATCTCAAGGCAAATTTGTTGCCTGATCCGCCTGCTCAGCGACTTCTCAGGAGTAGCAATGTTCTGGGAAACTTGCAAACGCTTGTGGGAATATCAGACTTCCGATGCACCAAAGGCATCCTCAAAAGTATCCCAAATCTGAAGAAACTAGGTATTTTGTATGACATCGCCTCTTGGTCAGAATACCAGCTTGAGTCTCTTGTCAATCTACACAAACTCGAGACGTTGAAGATCAGTGTGGAATACCGTCTTAAAACATCAATCGTGCATCCTCCAAAGCTTGCATTCCCTCAGAAGCTTGAAAGATTAACTCTTAgtggttgcagaattccttgggAAGGCATGACAAGTGCCGGAGCATTGCCTAATCTACAAGTGCTGAAACTAAGAAATTTTGCatgccaaggtcgagaatgggaGCCGGTTGAAGGGGAGTTCTGTCAACTTATGTTCCTTCTCATTGAAGACACAGATCTTGTGCAGTGGAGAAGTAACGAAACCCACTTCCCGCGTCTCCAACGCCTAATTCTGAGGCGGTGCAGCAAGCTGGAGGCAGTTCCTTGTGGTATGGGTGATATTGCAACACTAGAAAGGATGGAGTTGATTGATTGCCACTCTTCTGCTGTGGCTTCGGCCAGAGAAATACTAGAGGAACAACGCCAAATGGGAAACGAGGATCTCAAGATTCATATTCAAGAAAACAATTTTTGA
- the LOC131019935 gene encoding uncharacterized protein LOC131019935, which yields MSFLTFITGSTNSWQPAMTVNTTTAAYWLNWRVLLCSLWVLMSMVFASLLISKHECRRNSEENAEHQEKEPPGILYEDEVWRPCLRSIHPSWLLAFRVFAFLMLLLMLILNVAVDGGTIFYFYTQWTFTLITIYFGLGSLLSIRGCYEYNNRGYADERFDTERGKGKDRNQEHIVREKAGCLAYVFQIIFQMNAGAVMLTDSVFWFILVPFLVIKDYHFNFLIINMHSINAVFLLGETALNSLRFPWFRIGYFFLWTCVYVLFQWILHACVWIWWPYPFLDLSSSYAPLWYSTVALMHIPCYGIFVLIMKGKHYALKKWFPESCWYICSTP from the exons ATGAGTTTCTTGACATTTATCACGGGATCCACGAACTCATGGCAGCCGGCCATGACCGTTAACACAACAACTGCAGCTTATTGGCTGAACTGGAGGGTGCTGCTCTGTTCCTTGTGGGTGCTAATGTCAATGGTGTTTGCCTCTCTTCTTATATCGAAGCATGAATGTCGAAGGAATTCAGAGGAAAATGCAGAACACCAGGAAAAAGAACCACCAGGAATCTTGTATGAAGATGAAGTTTGGAGACCTTGCCTTCGAAGCATTCATCCCAGCTGGCTCCTCGCGTTTAGAGTTTTCGCGTTTCTGATGCTTCTGTTGATGCTTATACTAAATGTTGCTGTTGATGGAGGAACCATTTTTTACTTCTACACTCA GTGGACTTTTACACTGATCACCATTTATTTTGGG CTTGGATCCTTGCTGTCTATTCGCGGATGCTATGAATACAACAACAGAGGTTATGCTGATGAGCGTTTTGACACGGAGCGTGGCAAAGGCAAGGACCGGAATCAAGAACATATTGTTCGCGAAAAAGCAGGATGTTTGGCCTATGTTTTCCAGATCATTTTTCAG ATGAATGCTGGTGCTGTAATGCTGACAGACTCAGTCTTCTGGTTCATACTAGTTCCCTTTCTTGTCATCAAAGATTACCATTTCAATTTT TTGATCATAAACATGCATTCCATAAACGCGGTGTTTCTGCTAGGAGAAACTGCTTTAAACAGTCTT AGGTTTCCATGGTTTAGAATCGGATACTTTTTTCTCTGGACTTGTGTTTATGTTCTGTTTCAATGGATATTACATGCCTGTGTCTGGATATG GTGGCCTTATCCCTTTCTTGACCTCTCATCTTCCTATGCTCCATTATG GTATTCAACTGTGGCACTGATGCACATACCATGTTATGGCATATTTGTACTAATAATGAAGGGGAAGCATTATGCGCTAAAAAAGTGGTTTCCTGAGTCATGTTGG TATATATGCTCAACTCCGTAA
- the LOC131019934 gene encoding triose phosphate/phosphate translocator, non-green plastid, chloroplastic-like has translation MQGAAAIAFCPSLSLSANPRKIAAAAARFNPISLPSSEQLRLRNDDSSLSFASASSSGRKLKHSWLITGQNFGSSKGASDGVVSRATAEITGPEESPKSKSFVETLVLGLLFGLWFIFNIYFNIYNKQVLKAFHYPVTISLGQFAFGTVIVVLMWAFNLYKRPKISGAQLAAILPLAVVHTLGNLFTNMSLGKVSVSFTHTVKAMEPFFSVILSAMFLGEFPTIWVVSSLVPVVGGVALASITEASFNWAGFWSAMASNLTNQSRNVLSKKLMVKKEESLDNVTLFSIITIMSFILMIPITLFMEGVKFTPSYLQASGLNVNEIYTRSLLAAICFHAYQQVSYMILQRVSPVSHSVGNCVKRVVVIVSSVLFFRTPVSPVNSLGTGIALAGVFLYSRVKSIKKAKPKTA, from the exons ATGCAGGGCGCGGCGGCTATAGCGTTCTGCCCTTCACTTTCACTCTCCGCCAATCCCCGGAagatcgccgccgccgccgctagATTCAACCCCATCTCTCTCCCCTCATCGGAGCAACTGCGCCTCAGAAATGACGACTCGTCTTTGTCGTTTGCATCCGCTTCTTCTTCGGGCCGGAAATTGAAGCATAGCTGGTTGATCACGGGCCAGAATTTTGGCAGTTCGAAGGGGGCATCAGATGGCGTCGTGTCCAGGGCAACGGCGGAGATCACCGGGCCGGAAGAGAGCCCGAAATCGAAGAGCTTCGTGGAAACGTTGGTGCTCGGGCTGCTTTTCGGGCTCTggtttatttttaatatttacttCAATATCTATAACAAGCAG GTTCTCAAAGCTTTTCATTACCCGGTTACGATCAGTCTAGGTCAATTTGCTTTTGGGACTGTCATTGTTGTTTTGATGTGGGCATTCAATCTCTACAAACGGCCTAAAATCAGTGGAGCGCAG CTAGCTGCAATTCTTCCATTAGCAGTGGTGCATACCTTAGGCAACCTCTTCACAAATATGAGTCTTGGAAAAGTTTCTGTTTCATTCACTCACACAGTTAAAGCTATGGAACCCTTCTTCTCAGTTATCCTCTCTGCTATGTTTCTTGGGGAG TTTCCTACAATATGGGTAGTTTCCTCTCTTGTTCCAGTCGTTGGTGGAGTCGCCTTGGCATCAATAACCGAGGCCTCTTTTAATTG GGCGGGTTTTTGGAGTGCGATGGCTTCAAATTTAACAAATCAATCCCGCAATGTGCTTAGCAAAAAATTGATGGTCAAGAAAGAG GAATCCCTCGACAATGTTACTCTGTTCTCAATAATTACTATAATGTCCTTCATCTTGATGATACCTATTACACTCTTCATGGAGGGTGTCAAGTTCACACCTTCATACCTTCAGGCTTCT GGGTTGAATGTTAATGAAATATACACTAGGTCGCTCCTGGCAGCCATCTGCTTCCATGCATATCAACAG GTTTCTTACATGATATTGCAGCGCGTTTCACCTGTCAGCCACTCCGTTGGCAACTGTGTTAAGCGTGTGGTGGTTATCGTGTCTTCGGTACTCTTCTTCCGCACGCCCGTTTCACCCGTTAACTCTCTAG GTACTGGTATAGCTCTTGCTGGAGTTTTCCTTTACTCTAGAGTGAAGAGCATTAAGAAGGCCAAGCCAAAAACCGCTTGA